One genomic segment of Salinigranum rubrum includes these proteins:
- a CDS encoding MTH865 family protein, whose translation MTDVEAELRAQFEDAFGAADFPVENQMDLVPALPNGPGTTFEAGDVSFSAMELATKLSGHQEFPYHSLDELVDDVMAALKSEGML comes from the coding sequence ATGACCGACGTTGAGGCCGAACTCCGCGCACAGTTCGAAGACGCGTTCGGCGCCGCCGATTTCCCCGTAGAGAACCAGATGGACCTCGTCCCCGCGCTGCCCAACGGCCCGGGGACGACGTTCGAGGCAGGCGACGTCTCCTTCTCGGCGATGGAGCTCGCGACGAAGCTCAGCGGCCACCAGGAGTTCCCCTACCACTCGCTCGACGAACTCGTCGACGACGTGATGGCCGCGCTGAAGAGCGAAGGGATGCTCTGA
- a CDS encoding DUF7504 family protein — protein sequence MSVEPHPDGGAPVDGYGFAPNLPVSPVARGTSLVVRGSAEADPSALAMRLLAPVTERDVGALLVETDDTQRGVTARWAAGTNVPRSRLAVVDCNGERRDSPDGLGGAGYVSRPSDLTGIGIKCAEVARSFVDGPRGRLRVGLDSVSTLLLYCDDVQAVYRFLHAFTGRIRTSGRLGVFVFNPEVHDPRVARVTSRPFDAAVDVRVGERGQREVRVDGVPGQTPAWTPL from the coding sequence GTGAGCGTCGAACCTCACCCGGACGGCGGAGCGCCCGTCGACGGCTACGGGTTCGCACCGAACCTCCCGGTCAGTCCGGTCGCGCGTGGCACCTCGCTCGTCGTGCGGGGAAGCGCCGAAGCCGACCCGAGCGCGCTGGCGATGCGGCTCCTCGCACCGGTCACAGAGCGGGACGTCGGCGCGTTGCTCGTCGAGACGGACGACACACAGCGGGGCGTCACTGCCCGATGGGCCGCGGGGACGAACGTCCCCCGCTCGCGGCTGGCTGTCGTCGACTGTAACGGTGAGCGGCGCGATTCACCAGACGGCCTCGGAGGGGCCGGCTACGTCTCACGGCCGAGCGACCTGACCGGCATCGGGATCAAGTGCGCGGAGGTCGCGCGCTCGTTCGTCGACGGGCCGCGCGGTCGGCTGCGCGTCGGCCTCGACTCCGTCTCGACGCTCCTGCTGTACTGTGACGACGTCCAGGCCGTGTACCGCTTCCTCCACGCGTTCACCGGGCGTATCCGGACGAGCGGACGGCTCGGTGTCTTCGTGTTCAACCCCGAGGTGCACGACCCGCGCGTCGCGAGGGTCACCTCCCGACCGTTCGACGCGGCAGTCGACGTGCGAGTCGGGGAGCGCGGTCAGCGGGAGGTCCGTGTCGACGGGGTCCCCGGCCAAACGCCTGCGTGGACGCCGCTCTGA
- a CDS encoding GAF domain-containing protein codes for MTETAVLCVDADERERERTTAALSAVEGLVPTPCGSVEVAVRLLASEPFDCLVTDYALPDGTGLDVVAAAREVRPDIGCVLFTDTPFADIDTGETPHAVVDHLTRESEADYEYLPRLVQHVATARTHASYPLPSNESERVAALAAYDLDGLTAIDSFDRLTALASRQFEVSFAFVGLVDAHEERFLACYGAEWDALSREDTICTYAILEDDVTVVEDVADDPRFAANEVLSSRGIRSYAGATLETPAGEPVGMFCVLDDEPRSYTEDERESLRLFAAEAAEQLELRRRLSATGGCT; via the coding sequence TCTCGGCCGTCGAAGGACTGGTCCCGACGCCGTGCGGTTCCGTCGAGGTGGCCGTCCGGTTGCTCGCCAGCGAACCGTTCGACTGTCTCGTCACGGACTACGCTCTCCCGGACGGGACCGGTCTCGACGTGGTCGCGGCGGCACGCGAGGTTCGTCCCGACATCGGCTGTGTCCTCTTCACCGACACGCCCTTCGCCGACATCGACACGGGTGAGACGCCACACGCCGTCGTCGACCATCTCACGAGAGAGAGCGAGGCCGACTACGAGTATCTGCCACGGCTCGTCCAACACGTGGCCACCGCGCGGACGCACGCGTCGTACCCCCTCCCGTCCAACGAGAGCGAGCGGGTGGCTGCGCTCGCCGCGTACGACCTCGACGGCCTCACCGCAATCGACTCGTTCGACCGCCTGACCGCGCTCGCGTCACGGCAGTTCGAAGTCTCGTTCGCCTTCGTCGGCCTCGTCGACGCCCACGAGGAGCGGTTCCTCGCCTGTTACGGCGCCGAGTGGGACGCCCTCTCTCGGGAGGACACCATCTGCACGTACGCCATCCTCGAAGACGACGTGACGGTGGTCGAGGACGTCGCGGACGACCCCCGGTTCGCCGCGAACGAGGTGCTCTCGTCGCGCGGCATCCGCTCGTACGCCGGAGCGACGCTCGAAACGCCGGCGGGCGAGCCGGTCGGGATGTTCTGCGTGCTCGACGACGAGCCGCGGAGCTACACCGAGGACGAGCGCGAGTCGCTCCGACTGTTCGCGGCGGAGGCGGCCGAACAGCTCGAACTCCGACGTCGACTCTCGGCCACGGGGGGCTGCACGTGA